From the Gramella sp. Hel_I_59 genome, one window contains:
- a CDS encoding response regulator transcription factor, with the protein MTRQAKIIIVENNIPMAAKLSLRLDKLGYQITGIFSRAKDALHFIEQDVPDLILMEDHLKGQLNGFESNPSKKDHSVLYFNGSKTKSLQKLIFNKLKDKKQFFKEEISESLERLRKKPAKSDCQLILKDRIFVRCQDTMVRISLDDIHYIEADRNYCKVYSRNKKFLLVCSLKEVNDKITDKRFLRIHRSYIANLSHIDEIGSNHVLIASHTLPLSKNMRLELFQHLQVI; encoded by the coding sequence TATCGTTGAAAACAACATTCCCATGGCTGCAAAGTTATCTTTACGGCTTGACAAACTGGGCTATCAAATTACAGGTATATTCTCAAGAGCAAAAGATGCACTCCATTTTATAGAACAGGATGTCCCAGATCTAATCCTCATGGAAGATCATCTTAAAGGTCAGTTGAATGGGTTTGAATCTAATCCGTCAAAAAAAGATCATTCAGTCTTGTATTTCAACGGAAGTAAAACGAAGTCTCTTCAGAAGTTAATTTTCAATAAACTGAAAGATAAGAAACAATTCTTCAAAGAGGAGATTTCAGAATCGCTTGAGAGACTAAGAAAGAAGCCAGCGAAATCAGACTGTCAACTTATTCTGAAAGACCGCATTTTTGTTCGCTGCCAGGATACCATGGTAAGAATTTCGCTTGATGATATCCACTACATCGAAGCAGACCGTAATTATTGCAAAGTATATTCCAGGAATAAGAAATTTCTTCTGGTTTGTTCCCTGAAGGAAGTCAACGACAAAATTACCGATAAACGTTTTTTAAGAATTCATCGATCGTATATTGCCAATCTCTCCCATATCGATGAGATAGGAAGCAATCATGTCCTCATCGCTTCTCATACACTTCCACTTAGTAAAAACATGAGACTAGAGCTATTTCAACATTTACAGGTCATATAG
- a CDS encoding nuclear transport factor 2 family protein, protein MKNLFILFSCIFLLISCDQNNKEEEKIRYTQDSEHINTFKTVLKNYENGEWDEYKSHFADSVELFYNSRESIDVSTAIAMHKQNNSALSSYDFVDSENEFEMVVTDAGETWVNFWGEWEGTIAENDSMIVIPVHITARFEDGKILKEYLYFDNSGMNDALRLLEETRSMQDSIE, encoded by the coding sequence ATGAAAAATCTATTCATTTTATTTTCATGCATATTTCTACTTATTTCCTGTGATCAGAATAATAAGGAGGAAGAAAAGATTCGGTATACTCAGGATTCAGAACATATCAATACTTTTAAAACTGTTCTAAAGAATTATGAGAACGGAGAGTGGGATGAGTATAAATCTCATTTCGCAGACAGTGTAGAACTTTTTTATAATAGTCGGGAATCAATAGATGTATCTACCGCCATAGCAATGCACAAGCAGAATAACTCGGCACTTTCTTCCTATGATTTCGTGGATTCTGAAAATGAATTTGAAATGGTTGTGACAGACGCCGGTGAAACCTGGGTTAATTTCTGGGGAGAATGGGAAGGTACAATCGCAGAAAACGATTCAATGATCGTAATCCCGGTTCATATAACCGCCAGATTTGAGGATGGAAAGATCTTAAAGGAATATCTCTATTTTGATAATTCCGGGATGAATGATGCTCTTAGATTGCTGGAAGAAACACGTAGCATGCAGGATTCCATCGAGTAG
- a CDS encoding DUF6691 family protein, whose product MRVIGYLVIGIMFGIVMFKSEAASWFRIYEMFRFESFHMYGIIGSALVIGVLGTLFIKKKGMKDVQGEPITFQPKEKSFSRYMYGGIIFGLGWALAGACPGPIYTLIGAGYVAVIVLFLAAMLGTFVYGLLRDKLPH is encoded by the coding sequence ATGAGAGTAATAGGATATTTAGTAATAGGAATCATGTTCGGTATTGTAATGTTTAAGTCTGAAGCAGCTTCCTGGTTCAGGATCTACGAGATGTTCAGGTTCGAGTCATTCCATATGTATGGTATCATAGGTTCTGCTTTGGTCATTGGCGTTCTTGGAACTTTATTTATCAAGAAAAAAGGTATGAAGGATGTACAGGGTGAACCAATCACCTTTCAGCCAAAGGAAAAAAGCTTCAGTAGATATATGTATGGCGGAATTATTTTTGGATTGGGTTGGGCGCTAGCAGGAGCCTGCCCAGGACCAATTTATACGCTCATTGGTGCAGGTTATGTAGCTGTGATCGTACTTTTCCTGGCAGCAATGCTTGGAACCTTTGTTTACGGACTTTTACGTGATAAACTTCCGCATTAG
- a CDS encoding YeeE/YedE thiosulfate transporter family protein, with protein sequence MDLIFQGWPWYVAGPLIALIMFLLIFMGKQFGMSSNLRTLCTMCGADKSAGFFDFNWRAQKWNLVVIVGAAIGGFIAMNFLTVDPAVTINPDTVANLNELGFSSAGEAYLPDELYGIDALTDWKALSILIIGGFLIGFGARWAGGCTSGHAISGLSNLQLPSLIAVVGFFIGGLFMIHVLFPLIF encoded by the coding sequence ATGGATCTAATTTTTCAGGGATGGCCCTGGTATGTGGCTGGACCGCTTATCGCACTCATTATGTTCCTCCTCATTTTTATGGGGAAGCAGTTTGGAATGTCTTCAAACCTTCGAACTTTATGTACCATGTGTGGAGCAGATAAATCTGCAGGCTTTTTTGATTTCAACTGGAGAGCTCAAAAGTGGAATCTTGTAGTGATCGTTGGAGCCGCCATTGGTGGTTTTATTGCGATGAACTTTTTAACGGTAGATCCTGCAGTGACAATTAATCCAGATACGGTCGCAAATCTTAATGAACTCGGTTTTTCCAGTGCAGGTGAAGCATATCTTCCAGATGAATTATATGGCATAGATGCTCTTACAGACTGGAAAGCGCTTAGCATCCTGATCATTGGAGGATTTTTGATAGGTTTTGGTGCTAGATGGGCTGGTGGATGTACTTCTGGACACGCGATTTCAGGACTTAGTAATTTACAGTTGCCTTCGTTGATCGCTGTTGTTGGATTTTTTATAGGTGGATTATTTATGATCCATGTGTTGTTCCCTTTAATTTTTTAA
- a CDS encoding NAD(P)-dependent oxidoreductase, whose product MKFNKIVLVDYTKMNEESINKLKEYSEDGVKVYDDYPEDEQTIIERIGGAEAIIVSWHTQITENIIECCSSLKYIGMACSLYDDESANVAVKFARDRGIEVRGIRDYGDPGVAEFIISELIQLLNGYSGKQWKDMPRELTDLKIGIIGLGTTGKLLADCLKPFGADLYYHSNSRKQDYEEKGLTYLELPELAETCDILSFHLPKNTQVMTSEYFQKFGNSKIIINTSLGLPFEIDSFSNWIAQDSNFGIFDGDGGKELSEEIKKRDNVIAHDKSAGWSSQTLVRLSEKTLQNLADFCEDR is encoded by the coding sequence ATGAAATTCAATAAGATCGTTTTAGTGGACTATACAAAGATGAACGAGGAGTCCATAAATAAACTGAAGGAATATTCAGAAGACGGAGTAAAGGTATATGATGATTACCCGGAAGATGAGCAGACAATTATTGAAAGGATTGGTGGTGCAGAAGCGATTATCGTATCCTGGCATACCCAGATTACCGAAAATATCATAGAGTGCTGTTCCAGCTTAAAGTATATAGGAATGGCCTGTAGCCTGTACGACGATGAATCGGCGAATGTGGCGGTAAAGTTCGCCCGGGATCGTGGGATCGAAGTACGAGGGATTCGCGATTATGGAGATCCAGGGGTAGCTGAATTTATAATTTCTGAATTGATTCAGTTACTTAATGGTTATTCGGGTAAACAATGGAAAGACATGCCCAGGGAGCTAACCGATCTTAAAATTGGGATCATAGGTTTGGGAACTACCGGAAAGTTGCTGGCAGATTGTTTAAAGCCATTTGGAGCAGATCTTTACTATCATAGCAATTCCAGGAAACAGGATTATGAGGAGAAAGGTTTGACTTATCTCGAATTACCGGAATTAGCAGAAACCTGTGATATTCTAAGCTTCCATTTACCAAAAAATACTCAGGTAATGACTTCGGAATATTTTCAGAAGTTTGGAAATTCTAAAATTATTATCAATACCAGCCTGGGTCTTCCTTTTGAAATTGATAGCTTCAGTAACTGGATAGCGCAGGATTCCAATTTTGGGATCTTCGATGGTGATGGAGGGAAAGAGCTTTCCGAAGAAATAAAGAAAAGAGATAATGTGATCGCCCACGATAAAAGTGCAGGCTGGTCGTCCCAAACTCTTGTAAGGCTTTCTGAAAAAACACTACAAAACCTGGCAGACTTTTGCGAAGACAGATAG
- a CDS encoding acyl-CoA carboxylase subunit beta: MSQNLEKLKEKIAEAHKGGGEQRIAKQHEKKKLTARERVDYLLDENSFEEIGILVTHRTTDFGMEKQKFYGDGVVTGYGTIHGRLVYVFAQDFTVFGGSLSETHAEKICKIMDMAVKVGAPLIGLNDSGGARIQEGVKSLGGYADIFHRNVKASGVVPQISAIMGPCAGGAVYSPAMTDFTLMVEDTSYMFVTGPNVVKTVTNEEVTSEELGGASTHSTKSGVTHVTAANDIICLENIKQLISYMPQNNKTAPEKLEFKLGDEHREILESIVPDSSNKPYDMHEVIHGIIDTDSFFEIHKDYAENIIVGFSRIGGRSVGIIANQPMSLAGVLDVDASKKAARFTRFCDCFNIPLLVLVDVPGFLPGTDQEWNGIILHGAKLLYALSEATVPKVTVITRKAYGGAYDVMNSKHIGADLNFAWPTAEIAVMGAKGASEIIFRKEISQAEDPEKKLAEKEAEYAEKFATPFEAAQRGFIDEVIMPKDTRRKLIRAFSALENKAVLRPDRKHGNIPL, translated from the coding sequence AGGTGGAGGTGAGCAAAGAATAGCCAAGCAACACGAAAAAAAGAAGCTTACTGCGAGAGAACGGGTAGATTATCTTCTGGATGAAAATTCCTTTGAGGAAATCGGTATTTTGGTAACCCACCGTACGACCGACTTCGGAATGGAAAAGCAGAAATTCTATGGTGATGGGGTTGTAACTGGTTATGGAACAATTCATGGCAGGCTTGTGTATGTATTTGCACAGGATTTCACGGTTTTTGGAGGTTCACTTTCAGAAACCCATGCCGAGAAGATCTGTAAGATCATGGACATGGCTGTAAAAGTTGGAGCACCGCTTATTGGACTAAACGATTCCGGAGGAGCAAGAATCCAGGAAGGGGTTAAATCTCTGGGAGGTTATGCAGATATCTTTCACAGGAACGTAAAAGCTTCGGGCGTAGTTCCTCAAATTTCAGCTATAATGGGACCTTGTGCCGGTGGAGCTGTATATTCTCCTGCGATGACCGACTTCACCCTGATGGTTGAGGATACCTCTTATATGTTTGTTACCGGTCCAAATGTTGTGAAAACGGTAACCAATGAAGAGGTGACTTCCGAAGAACTTGGAGGAGCCAGCACACATTCTACAAAATCTGGGGTAACTCACGTGACTGCTGCAAACGATATTATTTGTCTTGAAAATATCAAGCAATTGATAAGTTATATGCCGCAGAATAACAAGACTGCACCAGAAAAACTAGAATTTAAATTAGGCGATGAACACAGAGAAATACTGGAAAGTATTGTGCCTGATAGTTCCAATAAGCCTTATGATATGCATGAAGTGATTCATGGTATCATAGATACAGATTCTTTTTTCGAAATTCATAAAGATTACGCCGAGAATATTATTGTTGGTTTTTCACGAATTGGAGGACGTAGTGTCGGGATCATTGCGAACCAGCCTATGAGTCTTGCGGGAGTTCTGGATGTAGACGCTTCCAAAAAAGCAGCGAGGTTCACCAGGTTCTGTGATTGCTTTAATATTCCGCTATTGGTGCTGGTTGATGTACCAGGTTTCCTTCCGGGAACAGATCAGGAATGGAACGGGATCATCCTACATGGTGCAAAATTATTATATGCACTGAGTGAGGCGACAGTTCCAAAAGTAACGGTGATCACCAGGAAAGCTTATGGAGGCGCTTACGACGTAATGAATTCCAAGCATATAGGAGCCGATCTCAACTTTGCCTGGCCAACTGCGGAAATTGCGGTAATGGGCGCAAAGGGAGCTTCGGAAATTATTTTTAGAAAAGAGATCTCACAAGCAGAGGATCCGGAAAAGAAACTGGCAGAAAAGGAAGCTGAATATGCTGAAAAATTCGCCACTCCTTTTGAAGCTGCACAGCGTGGCTTTATCGATGAGGTGATCATGCCTAAAGATACCAGAAGAAAGCTGATTCGAGCATTTAGTGCACTTGAAAACAAAGCGGTTCTAAGACCGGATAGAAAACATGGCAATATTCCATTGTAG